A DNA window from Vigna angularis cultivar LongXiaoDou No.4 chromosome 1, ASM1680809v1, whole genome shotgun sequence contains the following coding sequences:
- the LOC108318865 gene encoding uncharacterized protein LOC108318865, with product MSTTSSCTNSSVNGFYNFLTKGLNELHQSFLSHHFMSIQFISQVLSSLQSFHSKLTILIQRLCLPVGGKWLDEYMDESSRLWDICHVLKSAIYGIENYSSTASNITSLVDAYHHFTPELSHQVVRAINICQRESLGLVEENKSMMETRIQALSQCLNQNMCMESKLNEFNGFRGVLCAMRSVNSLLLMILLCGVAYCWSSSCFEQQGYEGHMVFGSGFVVSMARLQQKVAQEIEHSNGQPGILLLEFQQAKIAMEELKMELERMVGYDAQCEIQSKVDNLKRCFGLLRCGVETITGQLDDFFDEIVEGRKKLLDMCSHK from the exons ATGAGTACTACTTCTTCCTGCACAAACTCTTCTGTCAATGGCTTCTACAACTTCCTCACTAAAGGACTCAATGAGCTTCACCAATCCTTCCTCTCCCATCACTTCATGTCAATCCAATTCATTTCACAGGTTCTCTCATCCCTCCAATCCTTCCACTCCAAGTTAACCATTTTGATCCAAAGACTCTGCTTGCCGGTTGGAGGCAAATGGCTCGATGAATACATGGATGAAAGCTCAAGGCTTTGGGATATCTGTCATGTTCTCAAATCAGCCATTTATGGTATAGAGAACTATTCCTCAACTGCCTCCAATATAACCTCCTTAGTCGATGCCTACCATCATTTCACTCCAGAGCTTTCACATCAG gTGGTCAGGGCCATAAATATTTGTCAAAGGGAGAGTCTAGGATTGGTGGAGGAAAACAAAAGCATGATGGAAACAAGAATTCAGGCATTGTCTCAATGCCTAAATCAGAACATGTGTATGGAATCAAAGCTAAACGAGTTCAATGGTTTCCGAGGAGTACTTTGTGCAATGAGGAGTGTTAACTCATTGCTTCTCATGATTTTGCTATGTGGAGTTGCATATTGTTGGTCTTCCTCGTGCTTTGAGCAACAAGGGTATGAAGGGCACATGGTTTTCGGATCAGGTTTTGTGGTTTCCATGGCAAGATTGCAGCAGAAAGTTGCACAGGAGATTGAGCACAGTAATGGGCAGCCAGGGATTCTGCTGCTTGAATTTCAACAAGCAAAGATTGCAATGGAGGAATTGAAAATGGAGTTGGAGAGAATGGTGGGCTATGATGCACAGTGTGAGATCCAATCAAAAGTTGACAACTTGAAACGTTGCTTTGGGTTGTTGAGATGTGGGGTTGAGACTATAACAGGGCAACTTGATGatttctttgatgaaattgtagaagGAAGGAAGAAGCTTTTGGATATGTGTAGTCATAAGTAG
- the LOC108318686 gene encoding serine/threonine-protein kinase SAPK7, which produces MEKYELVEENVGNGKVAVVKLMRHRETKEHVAVKFIPRDLTIDEMVAREIINHRSLRHPNIVQFKEVALTPTHLALVMEYAAGGELFYQVLYQGKIKEDNARYFFQQLIAGVSYCHDMEICHRDLKLENTLLDGSPANRLKICDFGYSKSNLLHSRTHSMVGTPAYIAPEIISGKDYDGKLADVWSCGVILYTMLVGTLPFEDKSDRQNLKKMVQRVSAVQYEFPDNVLSEDSKNLISRIFVANPSKRITMKEIKSHPWFLKNLPEELTEEAQCVHHNEENTKYCVQSIEEIMNIVNEAKTIPVACSPNLLGE; this is translated from the exons ATGGAGAAGTACGAGTTGGTAGAAGAGAACGTAGGGAATGGAAAAGTAGCAGTGGTGAAACTTATGCGTCACAGAGAGACCAAAGAACACGTTGCTGTAAAATTCATCCCACGGGACCTTACG ATTGATGAAATGGTGGCAAGGGAAATCATAAACCATAGATCTCTTCGTCATCCCAATATTGTTCAGTTCAAAGAG GTAGCTCTGACTCCAACACATCTTGCATTAGTTATGGAGTATGCAGCCGGTGGAGAATTGTTTTACCAAGTTCTTTACCAAGGAAAAATCAAAGAAGACAac GCTCGATATTTCTTCCAGCAGTTGATTGCAGGAGTTAGTTACTGCCACGACATG GAAATATGTCATCGAGACTTGAAGTTGGAGAATACCTTGTTGGATGGAAGTCCTGCAAATCGTCTTAAAATTTGTGATTTTGGCTATTCCAAG TCAAATCTACTTCATTCGAGGACTCATTCGATGGTAGGAACTCCAGCCTATATTGCACCAGAGATCATTTCTGGGAAAGATTATGATGGAAAG TTGGCAGATGTATGGTCCTGTGGAGTAATTCTTTATACAATGCTTGTAGGAACATTGCCATTTGAGGACAAAAGTGATCGTCAAAATCTCAAAAAAATGGTTCAG AGAGTTTCGGCTGTTCAATACGAGTTTCCCGACAATGTTTTAAGCGAAGACAGCAAAAATCTAATATCTCGTATTTTTGTGGCAAATCCATCAAAG AGAATCACCATGAAGGAAATCAAGTCACATCCATGGTTTTTGAAGAACTTGCCTGAGGAGTTAACAGAAGAGGCTCAATGTGTCCaccacaatgaagaaaatacaaaatattgtgTTCAAAGTATAGAAGAAATCATGAACATTGTCAACGAAGCAAAAACCATACCTGTTGCTTGCAGTCCAAATCTATTAGGGGAATAg
- the LOC128195399 gene encoding uncharacterized protein LOC128195399: protein MDRSWINLIRTTNEYESGVEQFIEFAKMNVPDNNGRFYCPCVNCLNERKLPTEVIREHVLCDGFLKSYTKWTWHGELIDMPSVSNSQVEVEEVDLEMGDRLEDMICDVGHDSFQRAHMYDSLCSDAEKPLYPECTKYTRLSAVLKLFNVKARNGWTDKSFTEFLELLSDMLPEGNTLPTRNYDAKKILCPMGMEYKKIHACPNDCILYKSEFAKLHQCPQCGVSRYKQKEGEFECDSKGPPAKVLWYLPLVPRLKRLFSNSNDAKLMRWHVDGRIKDGNLRHPADAMQWKNFDSMFPNFCKDSRNIRFGLATDGMNPYGNLSSKHSSWPVMLVIYNLPPWLCMKRKYVMLSLMISGPRQPGNDIDVYLAPLVEDLKMLWEEGVDMFDGYTGDSFKLHAMVFCTINDFPAYGNLSGYSTKGHKACPICEEGTCHRQLQHGRKTVYLGHRRFLSTNHPYRKLKKAFDGCQENELAPMALSGSQVYERVKDIGVVLGKTQKKGTSSNIWKKRSIFFDLPYWRVLDVRHCLDVMHVEKNVCDSIIGTLLNIQGKTKDGLNARLDLVEIGIREQLAPISHGKRTYLPPACHTLCKQEKRSFCEFLQGVKVPLGYSSNFKRVVSMKDHKLLGLKSHDCHVLMQQLLPVAIRGILPKNVRYTLTRLCFFFNAICSKVIDIEKLDQLENEVVVILCQLEMYFPPSFFDIMVHLIIHLVREVRICGPVFLRWMYPIERYMKILKGYVKNQYHPEASIIERYIAEEAIEFCTDYLSDVEAIGVPRSRYHGRGVGKGTRSAKVVTLNRAEILRAHMYILNNTKEVIPYLSAHKDIVKRNNPRMPQKWVINEHNRTFLKWFKQQVQVDPTTSDTLNWLSSEPNFDVICWCGYDINNYTFHTQKEDEKSTTQNSGVMVVAESMHFSSSKDKNPVMASMCYFGVIKDIWVIDYTSFRVPVFKCKWVDGNTGVRTDDLGFTLVDLEKEGYTEEPFIMASQAKQVFYVTDPEDNRWSVVLQGRPMHYTDDNNEVVLDISETPSFSSNMPTLNVDNEVDDVHAIRDDHHEGLWENIAT from the coding sequence ATGGATCGGAGTTGGATAAATTTGATACGTACAACAAATGAATATGAGAGTGGAGTAGAACAATTTATTGAATTTGCAAAGATGAATGTTCCAGACAATAACGGAAGATTCTATTGTCCGTGTGTTAATTGTTTGAATGAGCGAAAACTACCAACTGAAGTTATTCGAGAGCATGTTCTATGTGATGGATTCCTAAAGAGCTACACAAAGTGGACATGGCATGGTGAATTAATAGACATGCCAAGTGTAAGTAACTCTCaagtagaagtagaagaagttGATTTAGAGATGGGTGATCGGTTAGAGGACATGATATGTGATGTCGGACATGATTCCTTCCAACGTGCTCATATGTATGACAGCTTGTGCAGTGACGCAGAAAAACCTTTATATCCAGAATGCACTAAGTATACTCGATTGTCAGCTGTGTTAAAATTGTTCAATGTGAAGGCAAGAAATGGGTGGACTGATAAAAGCTTCACAGAGTTTCTTGAGTTGTTGAGTGACATGCTTCCTGAAGGTAACACATTGCCAACACgcaattatgatgcgaagaagaTATTGTGTCccatgggtatggagtataaaaaaattcatgcatGCCCAAATGATTGTATTTTGTACAAGAGCGAGTTTGCCAAGTTACATCAATGTCCACAATGTGGGGTATCACGATACAAACAAAAAGAGGGTGAGTTTGAATGTGATAGTAAGGGTCCTCCTGCAAAAGTCTTATGGTATCTTCCTCTTGTTCCACGATTGAAACGCTTGTTCAGTAACTCAAATGATGCAAAACTCATGAGATGGCATGTAGATGGACGTATAAAAGATGGGAATTTGAGGCATCCAGCAGATGCAATGCAGTGGAAGAATTTTGATTCCATGTTCCCTAATTTCTGTAAAGATTCAAGAAACATTAGGTTTGGACTTGCTACAGATGGAATGAATccatatggaaacttgagcagTAAACATAGCTCGTGGCCTGTGATGTTAGTGATTTACAATTTACCTCCATGGTTGTGTATGAAACGCAAATATGTGATGTTATCCTTGATGATCTCGGGTCCAAGACAACCAGGAAAcgacattgatgtttatttagCCCCATTAGTTGAAGATTTAAAGATGTTATGGGAGGAAGgtgttgatatgtttgatggGTACACTGGTGATTCATTCAAGTTGCATGCCATGGTATTTTGTACTATCAACGACTTTCCAGCTTATGGTAATTTAAGTGGCTATAGCActaagggtcataaagcatgccCTATATGTGAAGAAGGCACATGTCATCGTCAATTACAGCATGGAAGGAAAACAGTATACCTTGGACATCGAAGGTTTCTTAGTACAAACCATCCATAtcgtaaattaaagaaagcatttGATGGGTgtcaagaaaatgaattagcTCCAATGGCTTTAAGTGGATCACAAGTATATGAGCGTGTGAAGGACATTGGGGTTGTTCTTGGAAAGACACAAAAAAAAGGCACTTCAAGCAACATATGGAAGAAAAGGTCAATTTTCTTTGATCTCCCATATTGGAGGGTGCTTGATGTCAGACATTGTTTAGATGTTATGCatgtagagaaaaatgtttgtgatagtaTTATCGGAACACTCCTCAATATTCAAGGGAAAACGAAAGACGGACTCAATGCTCGCTTGGACCTGGTTGAAATAGGTATAAGGGAACAATTAGCTCCAATATCACATGGTAAGCGGACATACTTACCTCCAGCATGTCACACATTGtgtaaacaagaaaaaagaagtttttgtgaatttttacaAGGTGTGAAAGTTCCACTGGGTTactcttctaattttaaacGAGTTGTATCCATGAAAGATCATAAATTACTTGGGTTAAAatctcatgattgtcatgtattgatgcaacaactACTACCAGTGGCTATTCGGGGGATATTGCCTAAGAATGTTAGATACACATTAACAAGATTGTGCTTCTTTTTCAATGCAATATGTAGTAAAGTTATTGACATTGAGAAGTTGGATCAACTAGAAAATGAGGTTGTGGTCATATTGTGTCAGTTGGAGATGTACTTTCCTCCATCATTCTTTGATATTATGGTCCACTTAATTATTCATCTAGTAAGAGAAGTTAGAATTTGTGGTCCAGTATTCTTACgatggatgtaccctattgagcGATACATGAAGATATTAAAAGGTTATGTAAAGAACCAATATCATCCTGAAGCATCAAtcattgaaagatatattgctgaGGAAGCTATCGAGTTCTGTACAGACTACTTATCAGATGTTGAAGCTATAGGGGTACCTAGGTCTCGTTACCATGGAAGAGGTGTCGGTAAGGGTACTAGAAGTGCAAAAGTTGTCACCCTGAATAGAGCTGAAATTCTACGAgcacatatgtatatattgaaTAACACTAAAGAAGTCATCCCGTACTTAAGTGCTCATAAAGATATAGTTAAGAGAAATAATCCACGAATGCCTCAAAAGTGGGTCATTAATGAACACAACAGAACCTTTTTAAAGTGGTTCAAACAACAAGTTCAAGTTGACCCTACAACTTCTGATACATTAAATTGGCTATCAAGTGAGCCAAACTTTGATGTCATATGTTGGTGTGGGTATGATATAAATAACTACACATTTCATAcacaaaaagaagatgaaaaaagcaCCACTCAAAATAGTGGAGTAATGGTTGTGGCCGAGTCAATGCATTTCTCGAGTTCAAAGGACAAAAATCCTGTGATGGCATCCATGTGCTACTTTGGtgtaattaaagatatttgggTGATAGATTACACAAGTTTCAGAGTACCTGTTTTTAAATGTAAGTGGGTTGATGGTAATACTGGCGTGAGGACCGATGATCTAGGTTTTACATTGGTTGACCTAGAAAAGGAAGGTTATACTGAAGAGCCATTTATCATGGCGTCTCAGGCAAAACAAGTGTTTTATGTCACTGATCCCGAAGACAATAGATGGTCAGTGGTGCTCCAAGGTAGACCAATGCATTATACTGATGACAATAATGAAGTCGTTCTTGATATTAGTGAAACTCCATCTTTCTCATCAAATATGCCAACCTTGAATGTCGATAATGAAGTAGACGACGTCCATGCCATACGTGATGATCATCATGAAGGGTTGTGGGAGAACATTGCAACTTGA
- the LOC108323488 gene encoding transmembrane 9 superfamily member 1, giving the protein MFVLSLSRSLLFPLLISLFLSSAFALESDHKYQRDEPVTLWVNKLGPYNNPQETYNYYSLPFCHPLRNASAAHKWGGLGEVLGGNELIDSQIDIKFQRNVDKTVFCQIDLNEAKVKLFKDAIENNYWFEFFMDDLPLWGYVGDIRPDKNGEGKHILYTHKNIIVKYNNDQIIHVNLTQDIPKPLEVGKHLDMTYSVKWDSTNVTFGHRFDVYLDHPFFEHQIHWFSIFNSFMMVIFLTGLVSMILMRTLRNDYAKYAREDDDLESLERDVSEESGWKLVHGDVFRPPRNLVILSAVVGTGAQLALLVLLVVLLAIVGMLYVGRGAIVTTFIVCYALTSFISGYVSGGMYSRNGGKNWIKSMILTASLFPFMCFGIGFILNTIAIFYGSLAAIPFGTIVIVFVIWAFISFPLALLGTVVGRNWSGALNNPCRVKTIPRPIPEKKWYLTPSVVSLMGGLLPFGSIFIEMYFVFTSFWNYKVYYVYGFMLLVFLILIIVTVCVTIVGTYFLLNAENYHWQWTSFFSAASTAVYVYLYSIYYYYMKTKMSGFFQTSFYFGYTLMFSLGLGILCGAVGFLGSNLFVRRIYRNIKCD; this is encoded by the exons ATGTTCGTCCTATCCCTGTCTCGATCCCTCCTCTTCCCGCTTCTCAtatctctcttcctctcttccgcCTTCGCTTTGGAGTCAGATCACAAg tATCAACGTGATGAACCGGTTACCCTTTGGGTGAACAAATTGGGTCCTTATAACAATCCACAAGAAACGTACAACTATTACAGCCTCCCATTTTGTCATCCATTGAGAAATGCTAGTGCTGCACACAAATGGGGTGGTCTTGGTGAGGTCCTGGGTGGCAATGAACTCATTGATAGCCAAATTGACATAAAGTTCCAAA GAAATGTTGATAAGACTGTTTTTTGCCAAATAGATCTCAATGAAGCAAAGGTGAAACTGTTCAAGGATGCAATAGAGAATAATTACTGGTTTGAATTCTTCATGG ATGATCTACCTTTGTGGG GATATGTTGGTGATATACGACCTGATAAGAATGGTGAAGGAAAGCATATCCTTTACACACACAAAAACATTATTGTTAAATACAACAATGATCAG ATTATTCACGTCAATCTCACTCAGGATATCCCAAAACCTTTGGAAGTAGGAAAACATTTGGACATGACATATTCTGTAAAATGGGATTCTACCAATGTCACTTTTGGGCACCGCTTTGATGTCTACTTGGACCATCCTTTCTTTGAGCATCAG ATTCATTGGTTCTCCATTTTTAACTCTTTCATGATGGTTATCTTTCTTACTGGATTGGTGTCAATGATCTTGATGCGAACTCTGAGAAATGACTATGCAAAATATGCTCGGGAAGATGATGATTTGGAAAGCCTG GAGAGAGATGTTAGTGAAGAATCTGGTTGGAAACTTGTGCATGGTGATGTTTTTCGGCCTCCTCGCAACTTAGTTATTCTTTCAGCTGTTGTTGGCACAGGTGCTCAGCTAGCATTGCTGGTTCTTCTTGTCGTCTTGTTGGCTATTGTTGGGATGTTGTATGTTGG GCGAGGAGCAATAGTCACTACCTTCATTGTGTGTTATGCTCTTACATCTTTTATTTCTGGTTATGTGAGTGGGGGAATGTACTCGCGGAATGGAG GTAAAAACTGGATTAAATCCATGATCCTTACAGCTTCTCTGTTCCCATTCATGTGCTTTGGAATTGGATTTATCTTAAACACCATTGCTATATTCTATGGGTCTCTGGCGGCAATTCCATTTGGCACAATAGTGATTGTATTTGTCATTTGGGCTTTCATCTCTTTCCCTCTAGCACTTCTTGGCACAGTTGTTGGAAGAAACTGGAGTGGTGCTTTGAATAATCCCTGTCGTGTGAAGACTATTCCTCGTCCCATTCCTGAAAAGAAGTGGTACCTCACACCTTCTGTGGTTTCTCTGATGGGAGGACTGCTACCCTTTGGAAGCATATTTATTGAAATGTATTTTGTATTCACTTCCTTCTGGAATTACAAG GTGTACTATGTGTATGGTTTTATGCTGCTAGTCTTTCTAATTCTTATCATCGTTACAGTTTGTGTGACAATTGTGGGAACATACTTTTTGTTAAATGCTGAAAACTACCACTGGCAATGGACTTCTTTCTTTTCAGCTGCCTCAACAGCTGTTTATGTGTATTTGTACTCAATATACTATTACTATATGAAGACGAAGATGTCAGGCTTCTTCCAGACCAGCTTCTATTTTGGTTACACTCTGATGTTTTCTCTTGGACTAGGAATTCTCTGCG